A stretch of the Nakaseomyces glabratus chromosome L, complete sequence genome encodes the following:
- the PGK1 gene encoding phosphoglycerate kinase (CAGL0L07722g~Putative 3-phosphoglycerate kinase; protein differentially expressed in azole resistant strain; protein abundance increased in ace2 mutant cells), with amino-acid sequence MSLSSKLTVQDLELKDKRVFIRVDFNVPLDGKKITSNQRIVAALPTIKYVLEHNPRYVVLASHLGRPNGERNEKYSLAPVAEELQSLLGKPVTFLNDCVGSEVDSAVKASAPGSVILLENLRYHIEEEGSRKVDGQKVKASAEDVAKFRKELCSLADVYINDAFGTAHRAHSSMVGFDLPQRAAGFLLTKELQYFGKALENPTRPFLAILGGAKVADKIQLIDNLLDKVDSIIIGGGMAFTFKKVLENAEIGDSIFDKAGAEIVPKLMEKAKAKGVEVVLPVDFVIADAFSADANTKIVSDKEGIPAGWQGLDNGPESRKLFAATIAKAKTIVWNGPPGVFEFEKFASGTKAMLDEVVKSSTSGNTVIIGGGDTATVAKKYGVTDKISHVSTGGGASLELLEGKELPGVAFLSEKN; translated from the coding sequence ATGTCTCTATCCTCTAAGCTAACTGTTCAAGACCTTGAATTGAAGGACAAGCGTGTCTTCATCAGAGTTGACTTCAACGTCCCATTGGATGGTAAGAAGATCACTTCTAACCAAAGAATTGTTGCTGCTTTGCCAACCATCAAGTATGTTTTGGAGCACAACCCACGTTACGTTGTCTTGGCCTCCCACTTGGGTAGACCAAACGGTGAAAGAAACGAGAAATACTCCTTGGCTCCAGTTGCTGAAGAGCTACAATCCTTGTTGGGTAAGCCAGTTACTTTCTTGAACGACTGTGTCGGTAGCGAAGTTGACTCCGCTGTCAAGGCTTCCGCCCCAGGCTCCGTTATCCTATTGGAAAACTTGAGATACCACatcgaagaagaaggttCCAGAAAGGTCGACGGCCAAAAGGTCAAGGCCTCCGCTGAAGACGTCGCCAAGTTCAGAAAGGAGCTGTGCTCTCTAGCTGATGTTTACATCAACGACGCTTTCGGTACCGCCCACAGAGCTCACTCCTCCATGGTCGGTTTCGACTTGCCACAACGTGCTGCTGGTTTCCTTTTGACCAAGGAATTGCAATACTTCGGTAAGGCTTTGGAAAACCCAACCAGACCATTCTTGGCTATCCTAGGTGGTGCTAAGGTCGCTGACAAGATCCAATTGATCGACAACTTGTTGGACAAGGTCGACTCCATCATCATCGGTGGTGGTATGGCTTTCACCTTCAAGAAGGTTTTGGAAAACGCTGAAATCGGTGACTCCATCTTCGACAAGGCTGGTGCTGAAATCGTTCCAAAGTTGATGGAAAAGGCTAAGGCTAAGGGTGTCGAAGTCGTCCTACCAGTTGACTTCGTCATTGCTGACGCTTTCTCCGCTGACGCTAACACCAAGATCGTCTCCGACAAGGAAGGTATCCCAGCCGGCTGGCAAGGTTTGGACAATGGTCCAGAGTCCAGAAAGTTGTTCGCTGCAACTATCGCTAAGGCTAAGACCATTGTCTGGAACGGTCCTCCAGGTGTCTTCGAATTCGAGAAGTTCGCTTCCGGTACCAAGGCTATGTTGGACGAAGTTGTCAAGTCCTCCACTTCCGGTAACACCGTCATCAtcggtggtggtgacaCTGCTACCGTCGCTAAGAAGTACGGTGTCACTGACAAGATCTCCCACGTTTCCACTGGTGGTGGTGCCTCCTTGGAATTGTTGGAAGGTAAGGAATTGCCAGGTGTCGCTTTCCTATCTGAAAAGAACTAA
- the ADP1 gene encoding putative ATP-dependent permease ADP1 (CAGL0L07744g~Ortholog(s) have endoplasmic reticulum, fungal-type vacuole membrane localization): MIVLWLLLVQVMAKWPSYSGNQIYVPDTSVPDTSVPDSCPPCFNCMLPMFACSQFSECDSYTGQCECIPGFGGLNCSDALCGALDLPNRDRPPRAQNLTYGRDNSCACADGWGGINCNLCQRDDVCDSFMPDSSLKGTCYRGGALVHKVFQGCDVTNEKILQVLHGQKPQVTFSCDRAKEECNFQFWVDQIESFYCGLDNCTFEHNINDNTTHYKCANAQCKCVPGTLLCGLKGSIDISEFLTETITGPADFACERDQASDKIVQNCKFSEPSMNDLISTVFGDRYITLSCNSGECVHHSEIPGYKIPSRSPDMTLKGRLMLAFTSLVVLVGVSFVAWYVSQSPLFKAGSIQLLNADSLLVNGSADETENFLQSSKSATLTFENINYYVAASANSRSDEKQRVLNDISGLVKPGEILSIMGGSGAGKTTLLDILAMKRKTGDVSGSIRVNGKVVSRKDYTKLIGFVDQDDYLLPTLTVYETVLNSALLRLPRTMSFEAKQARVFHVLEELRIMDIKDRIVGNDFERGISGGEKRRVSIACELVTSPLVLFLDEPTSGLDANNANNVIECLVRLARNYDRTLVMSIHQPRSNIFYRFDKLVLLSRGELVYSGEALRVNEFLKNNGYQCPSNYNIADYLIDITFESGDKKKKKSKASHILSEILPDLEVGTPANEDGHDHAAEILGGGDDRSGSISTATQREWEHYATHREEISTLLRHETEENLENEIQSAGDLNTIILSKKFKDGQYYGELKFNIEEIKREANPTGETNTTSETSSTSFEIPTTLKAASFSEQLSILCSRSFKNIYRNPKLLLGNYLLTVLLGVFLGVLYYKVENDISGFQNRMGLFFFILTYFGFVTFTGLSSFALERIIFLKERSNNYYSPLAYYGSKILVDVIPLRVIPPILLCMIVYPLVGLNMRDDAFFKCIGILVLFNLAISMEILTIGIIFEDLNNSIVISVLVLLASLLFSGLFINTKDITNMAFKYLKNFSVFYYAYEALLINEVKTLMLRERKYGLNIEVPGAIILSTFGFQVQNLVFDIKTLALFNAIFLVLGYLALKLIVVEQK, encoded by the coding sequence ATGATCGTGCTTTGGTTGTTGCTGGTGCAGGTGATGGCCAAATGGCCATCTTATAGCGGGAACCAGATATACGTGCCGGACACCTCAGTGCCAGATACTTCAGTGCCGGACTCATGTCCGCCTTGCTTCAACTGTATGCTGCCGATGTTTGCGTGCAGCCAGTTCTCGGAGTGTGACTCGTACACGGGCCAGTGTGAGTGTATCCCCGGGTTCGGCGGGCTCAATTGCTCCGATGCCCTGTGCGGGGCGCTGGACTTGCCTAACAGAGATAGGCCACCCAGGGCCCAGAACTTGACCTACGGCAGGGACAACTCCTGCGCGTGTGCGGACGGCTGGGGTGGCATCAACTGTAACCTGTGTCAGAGAGACGACGTGTGCGACTCGTTCATGCCGGACTCGTCCTTGAAAGGTACGTGCTACCGCGGAGGTGCCCTCGTGCACAAGGTATTCCAAGGCTGCGATGTGACCAACGAGAAGATACTGCAGGTGCTGCATGGGCAGAAGCCGCAGGTCACCTTCAGTTGCGACAGGGCAAAAGAGGAGTGCAACTTCCAGTTCTGGGTCGACCAGATTGAGAGTTTCTACTGTGGCCTCGACAACTGTACTTTCGAACACAACATAAACGACAACACCACCCACTACAAGTGTGCCAACGCACAGTGTAAGTGCGTCCCAGGGACTTTGCTGTGCGGGCTCAAGGGCTCCATTGACATCTCGGAGTTCTTGACCGAAACCATCACGGGACCCGCAGATTTCGCTTGTGAAAGAGACCAGGCCTCCGACAAGATTGTACAGAACTGTAAGTTCAGCGAGCCTTCGATGAACGACTTGATATCAACTGTGTTCGGCGACCGCTACATCACTTTGTCGTGTAACTCAGGGGAATGTGTACACCACAGCGAAATTCCTGGGTATAAGATACCTTCCAGGAGTCCCGATATGACCCTCAAGGGAAGACTCATGCTGGCTTTCACTTCGCTGGTTGTCCTGGTAGGTGTAAGCTTTGTCGCGTGGTATGTGTCTCAATCACCGTTATTCAAAGCAGGTAGTATTCAATTGCTAAATGCTGACTCATTACTGGTCAATGGATCGGCAGATGAAACTGAGAATTTCTTGCAGTCTAGTAAATCCGCAACGCTTACCTTCGAAAACATCAATTATTATGTCGCAGCATCTGCCAACTCCAGATCTGATGAAAAGCAAAGAGTGCTGAATGATATATCCGGACTGGTTAAACCAGGTGAGATATTATCCATTATGGGTGGATCAGGTGCTGGTAAGACCACGTTGCTAGATATCCTAGCaatgaaaaggaaaacCGGTGATGTCAGTGGCTCCATAAGAGTCAATGGTAAGGTAGTGTCGAGAAAGGACTATACAAAGCTCATTGGTTTTGTAGACCAAGATGACTATCTGTTGCCAACTTTAACCGTTTACGAGACTGTTTTAAATAGCGCCCTGTTGAGACTTCCAAGGACAATGTCCTTTGAAGCAAAACAGGCTCGTGTTTTCCACGTATTGGAAGAACTAAGGATAATGGATATAAAAGATCGTATTGTTGGTAATGACTTTGAAAGGGGtatcagtggtggtgaaaAAAGACGTGTATCTATTGCGTGTGAACTGGTTACATCCCCATTAGTGCTGTTTTTGGATGAACCTACCTCTGGCCTCGATGCAAACAACGCTAACAATGTTATTGAGTGTCTTGTAAGACTGGCAAGAAATTATGATAGAACATTAGTTATGTCAATACATCAGCCAAGATCTAACATATTCTACAGGTTCGATAAGCTGGTCTTATTGAGTCGTGGTGAATTGGTTTATTCTGGAGAGGCTTTAAGAGTTAAtgagtttttgaaaaacaatGGTTACCAATGTCCATCAAATTACAATATTGCAGATTACCTTATTGATATAACTTTTGAGTCTGgagacaagaagaaaaagaaatcaaaagcTAGTCATATTCTAAGCGAAATATTACCTGACTTAGAAGTTGGAACACCAGCGAACGAAGATGGTCATGATCATGCAGCAGAAATACTCGGTGGAGGAGACGATAGAAGTGGATCGATTAGTACTGCTACCCAGAGGGAATGGGAGCACTATGCAACTCACAGAGAAGAAATCAGTACCTTACTGCGTCATgaaactgaagaaaatctagaaaatgaaatacaaAGTGCGGGGGACTTAAACACCATAATATTgtcaaagaaatttaagGATGGCCAATATTATGGAGAATTAAAGTTTAATATTGAGGAGATTAAGAGAGAAGCAAACCCAACTGGAGAAACAAACACTACATCCGAAACCAGTAGCACATCTTTCGAGATTCCTACTACTTTGAAGGCAGCTTCCTTTTCTGAGCAGCTGTCCATTCTTTGTTCAAGGTcattcaagaatatatatagaaaCCCTAAACTTTTGCTCGGTAATTACTTACTCACTGTTTTGCTAGGTGTTTTCTTAGGAGTATTATACTATAAGGTTGAAAATGATATCAGTGGTTTTCAGAACCGTATGGgtttgttcttctttattcTGACATATTTTGGCTTTGTAACTTTTACAGGCTTAAGTTCGTTTGCTTTGGAGAGAATTATTTTCCTTAAGGAGAGATCGAATAACTATTATTCCCCATTGGCATATTACGGCAGCAAAATACTTGTTGACGTTATTCCATTGAGAGTGATTCCTCCAATCCTGTTGTGTATGATCGTTTACCCACTAGTAGGTTTGAATATGAGAGATGATGCATTTTTCAAATGTATTGGTATTCTGGTTCTTTTCAACCTTGCTATTTCGATGGAGATTTTGACAATTGGtataatatttgaagacCTAAATAACTCGATTGTCATAAGTGTCTTGGTTTTACTAGCCTCATTACTTTTCAGCGGTTTGTTTATTAACACAAAAGATATTACAAACATGGCTTTCAAGTATCTCAAAAACTTTTCAGTGTTCTATTATGCATACGAAGCTCTGTTGATAAATGAGGTAAAAACCTTGATGTTGAGAGAAAGAAAGTATGGATTAAATATTGAGGTGCCCGGAGCCATTATTTTAAGCACATTTGGATTCCAAGTACAAAATCTTGTATTTGACATAAAAACTCTGGCATTGTTCAACGCCATTTTCTTGGTGTTGGGCTACTTAGCATTGAAATTAATAGTAGTAGAACAAAAATAG
- the ADY2 gene encoding Ady2p (CAGL0L07766g~Ortholog(s) have acetate transmembrane transporter activity, ammonium transmembrane transporter activity and role in ammonium transport, nitrogen utilization, plasma membrane acetate transport) — protein MVSISSSISNSSSTSFNTHTSPKQLVRQEEVEDINDPNNKRRRSSVMTTGTGTTVGGGSSHHEEGRSIYSNNTAPYNAQDCNSEGSIGRIYTTADNEKYIYIGRQRFLISDLYDAFGGTLNPGLAPPSSHKFGNPAPLGLSAFALTTFILSMFNARAQGVVIPNVVVGPAAFYGGLVQLVAGIWEIALENTFGGLALSSFGGFWMSFAAIYIPWFGILEAYEGHEDQLRSALGFYLLGWSIFTFGLTLCTMKSTVAFFALFFLLAVTFLLLSIGNFANNEGCTRAGGVVGVVVAFIAWYDAYAGVATKHNTYFIVKKIPLPTNEKVFF, from the coding sequence atggtttCTATTAGCTCCAGTATTTCAAACTCTAGCTCTACTAGTTTCAACACACATACTAGCCCTAAGCAGTTAGTGCGGCAAGAAGAAGTCGAGGACATCAATGATcctaataataaaagaagaCGCTCATCAGTTATGACCACTGGTACCGGTACAACTGTTGGTGGAGGTAGTTCCCACCATGAAGAAGGTAGGTCTATATATAGCAACAATACTGCTCCTTATAATGCACAGGACTGTAATTCTGAAGGGTCTATAGGAAGGATTTACACTACTGCTGATAATGAGAAGTATATATACATTGGGAGACAGAGATTCCTGATCTCTGATCTATATGATGCCTTCGGTGGTACTTTGAATCCAGGTTTGGCCCCACCATCGTCTCACAAATTTGGTAATCCAGCACCATTGGGATTGTCAGCATTTGCCTTAACCACATTTATTCTCTCTATGTTTAACGCTAGAGCACAAGGTGTTGTTATACCTAATGTAGTAGTCGGTCCTGCTGCTTTTTACGGTGGTCTTGTTCAACTTGTGGCAGGTATTTGGGAAATAGCACTGGAAAACACATTTGGTGGGCTTGCACTTTCGTCCTTTGGTGGTTTCTGGATGAGCTTTGCAGCCATTTATATTCCATGGTTCGGTATACTTGAGGCTTATGAAGGCCATGAAGATCAATTAAGAAGTGCACTAGGTTTTTATCTCCTCGGTTGGTCTATATTTACCTTTGGTTTAACACTCTGTACCATGAAATCAACCGTTGCATTCTTcgctcttttttttctgctAGCGGTAACATTCCTGTTACTCAGTATTGGTAATTTTGCCAATAATGAGGGATGTACAAGAGCTGGTGGTGTAGTAGGTGTAGTAGTGGCATTTATAGCGTGGTATGATGCTTACGCAGGTGTAGCCACGAAGCATAACACGTACTTCATTGTCAAGAAGATACCACTGCCAACTAACGAGAAGGTGTTTTTTTAG
- the RVS161 gene encoding amphiphysin-like protein RVS161 (CAGL0L07788g~Ortholog(s) have cytoskeletal protein binding, lipid binding activity) — protein MSWEGFKKAINRAGNSVIIKNVDKTIDKEYDMEERRFRVLQKAGESLQKEAKGYLDSLRAVTASQVTIAEVISNLYDDSKYISGGGYNVGNYYLQCVQDFDTETVKQLDGPFRETVLDPVTKFATYFKEIDEAIKKREHKKKDYDAAKAKVRRMIDKPAKDASKLPRAEKEMALAKDIYENLNNQLKTELPQLVSLRVPYFDPSFEALVKIQLRFCTDGYTRLAQIQQYLDQQSRDDYANGLLDDKIEELLHQMMGLDICALGLK, from the coding sequence ATGAGTTGGGAAGGTTTCAAGAAGGCCATCAATAGGGCCGGTAACAGCGTTATCATTAAAAATGTTGACAAGACTATAGACAAGGAGTATGATATGGAAGAGCGTCGTTTTCGTGTATTGCAGAAGGCTGGTGAATCATTACAAAAGGAAGCCAAGGGCTATCTGGATTCACTACGTGCAGTGACGGCTTCTCAAGTAACTATTGCTGAAGTTATTTCCAACCTATATGACGATTCCAAGTACATTAGTGGTGGAGGCTACAATGTGGGTAACTACTATTTACAATGTGTCCAAGATTTTGATACGGAGACCGTTAAACAGCTTGATGGTCCATTTAGAGAAACTGTTTTGGATCCTGTGACCAAATTCGCTACATACTTCAAGGAGATAGACGAAGCAATTAAGAAAAGAGAGCATAAGAAAAAGGACTACGATGCGGCCAAAGCAAAGGTAAGGCGAATGATCGATAAGCCTGCGAAGGATGCATCTAAATTGCCAAGAGCCGAGAAGGAGATGGCATTAGCCAAAGACATATACGAAAATTTGAATAATCAGTTGAAGACAGAGCTTCCACAATTGGTGTCTTTGAGAGTACCATACTTTGACCCTAGTTTTGAAGCTTTAGTTAAGATACAGTTACGATTCTGTACAGACGGTTATACCAGGCTTGCACAAATTCAGCAATATTTAGACCAACAGTCCAGAGATGATTATGCTAATGGTTTGTTAGATGACAAGATAGAAGAGTTACTTCACCAAATGATGGGATTAGACATCTGTGCACTTGGTCTAAAATAG
- the SAT4 gene encoding serine/threonine protein kinase SAT4 (CAGL0L07810g~Ortholog(s) have role in cellular potassium ion homeostasis, response to salt stress and cytosol localization) codes for MSNNNSSISNKVINLFRSGSKSSKAVKPTDKTAIKQNAKPTVAAITTRISSETGEGSSPPRSGSSESILSSDIHKQKSSPTTRSSSSLALDNSAAVSNTVQAGAPISANVQASSSTVKLSTMDSSRSESNTHHDNSHSHTNCMRFMVHEDGSHEHHLKNARRQEKLTSMIKNIMKTNNYSTAQKKLRNEAKSAVPDIITSPVVSTPITPKLQSPLNPSQGGPQYKGPPSLFAGYMKQVVGNDGQVAINGPVSGAFNGDQKVMYQDNETNEDIQQAPLTLPPHFNDSLSFAEKYGSCKEILGKGAFGVVRICHKKVPENPKVEKLYAVKEFKRKATEPKEKFAKRLTSEFCISSSLHHTNIVDTLDLFQDANGDYCEVMEYCAGGDLFTLIIAAGKLEYMEADCFFKQLLRGVVYMHDMGVCHRDLKPENLILTHDGVLKITDFGNSECFKMAWEEDIHLSGGVCGSSPYIAPEEYVLEEFDPRPVDIWACGVIYMAMRTGRQLWTAAKKDDPFYNKYLQGRRQKSGYEPIESLKRARCRNVIYSMLDPAPHRRINGKQILNSEWGREIKVCYDKQIAVTSRSDSQQSRVHAPITVK; via the coding sequence ATGTCGAATAACAATAGCAGCATCTCTAATAAGGTAATAAACCTTTTCAGAAGCGGCTCCAAATCATCAAAGGCTGTGAAACCTACTGATAAAACCGCAATCAAACAAAATGCCAAGCCAACTGTTGCGGCTATAACAACTAGAATTAGCAGTGAAACTGGTGAAGGTTCATCACCCCCAAGATCTGGGTCTTCAGAATCTATTTTATCTTCTGACATCCACAAACAAAAATCATCACCAACAACTAGATCGTCCTCATCGCTTGCTTTGGATAACTCAGCTGCTGTTTCGAATACTGTGCAGGCCGGTGCACCAATATCAGCCAATGTACAAGCAAGTAGCAGTACAGTAAAACTTTCAACTATGGACTCTAGTAGATCAGAATCTAATACGCATCATGATAATAGCCACTCTCATACTAACTGTATGAGATTTATGGTGCATGAAGATGGCAGCCATGAACATCATCTAAAGAATGCCAGGAGACAGGAAAAGCTTACCAGCATGATCAAGAATATAATGAAGACTAATAATTATAGCACAGCCCAGAAAAAGCTTAGAAATGAAGCTAAGTCAGCTGTTCCAGATATTATTACTTCTCCGGTAGTCTCAACTCCCATAACTCCTAAACTTCAAAGTCCTCTCAACCCTTCACAAGGTGGTCCACAGTATAAGGGCCCCCCTAGTTTGTTCGCTGGATATATGAAACAAGTTGTAGGGAATGATGGTCAGGTTGCTATTAATGGCCCAGTTAGTGGTGCTTTTAATGGTGACCAGAAAGTAATGTATCAAGATAATGAAACTAACGAAGACATTCAACAGGCTCCATTAACTCTTCCACCACATTTTAACGACTCCTTATCTTTTGCAGAAAAATATGGAAGTTGTAAGGAGATTCTCGGAAAGGGTGCTTTTGGTGTTGTCAGGATTTGCCACAAGAAAGTTCCTGAAAATCCTAAAGTTGAGAAACTATATGCTGTAAAAgaattcaaaagaaaagctaCTGAACCAAAAGAGAAGTTCGCTAAGAGACTTACTTCTGAGTTCTGTATATCCTCATCTTTACATCACACTAATATTGTTGATACATTAGATCTATTTCAAGATGCCAATGGTGACTACTGTGAGGTGATGGAATACTGTGCGGGTGGTGATCTTTTCACTCTCATTATTGCTGCCGGAAAGTTGGAATATATGGAAGCGGATTGTTTCTTCAAGCAACTATTGCGTGGTGTAGTTTATATGCATGATATGGGCGTTTGTCACAGGGATTTAAAGCCAGaaaatttgattttgacACATGACGGTGTATTGAAGATCACGGATTTTGGTAACAGTGAATGCTTTAAAATGGCATGGGAAGAAGATATACATTTAAGTGGGGGTGTTTGCGGTTCGAGTCCCTATATTGCTCCAGAAGAATACGTATTAGAAGAATTTGACCCGCGCCCAGTAGATATATGGGCTTGTGGTGTTATTTATATGGCTATGAGAACCGGCAGGCAGCTTTGGACTGCCGCTAAGAAGGATGATCCATTTTACAATAAATATCTACAAGGACGCAGACAAAAATCTGGTTATGAACCAATAGAGTCATTAAAAAGAGCTAGATGTAGAAATGTCATTTATTCAATGCTGGATCCTGCTCCGCATAGAAGAATAAATGGTAAGCAAATTCTAAACAGCGAATGGGGTAGAGAGATAAAGGTATGCTATGATAAACAGATAGCAGTTACATCACGCAGTGATAGCCAGCAATCCAGAGTACATGCTCCTATTACTGTTAAGTAA
- the RBP95 gene encoding RNA-binding ribosome assembly factor RBP95 (CAGL0L07832g~Ortholog(s) have nucleolus localization) — protein MDHVPAWKRFAIKNKNEGKREIEDDPLNVTTHLATGSLTKKQKKSILNGTDNDLPKKVKNKDKKQKKAKLPREERLEKKQRVLKDQLRYLIEFYLKDSDELPDKLYQLESIRSNYDENDIKSKKDESAVVDVWKFSKQKQNWLLKHFHNFDEIPAEYDELLLNYFKDMKGRSKYELIKLCNEKLETWNKYIAEQEEKMQKIINGEENEDNKNVEQNEENKEDEEQKHKVEELPMPNKAVICRSYKLLSLWEKNKNEDEQDFEVVILQKFPEEDLK, from the coding sequence ATGGACCACGTACCTGCATGGAAGCGATTTGCTATTAAGAACAAGAATGAAGGTAAAAGGGAGATTGAGGATGATCCATTGAATGTTACTACCCATCTTGCCACTGGTTCTTTGACcaaaaagcaaaagaagTCTATTTTAAATGGTACTGATAATGACCTGCCTAAGAAGGTAAAGAATAAGGataagaagcaaaagaagGCTAAATTACCACGTGAGGAGCGtttagaaaagaaacagagAGTTCTTAAGGATCAGCTAAGATACTTAATTGAATTCTATCTGAAAGATTCCGATGAGTTGCCAGACAAATTATATCAATTAGAAAGCATACGATCCAACTATGACGAAAACGATATCAAAAGTAAGAAAGATGAAAGTGCGGTTGTTGATGTATGGAAATTCTCTAAACAGAAACAGAACTGGTTACTGAAGCATTTTCACAACTTTGATGAAATTCCTGCAGAATATGATGAGCTACTACTGAATTACTTCAAGGATATGAAAGGTAGGTCAAAATACGAGCTCATCAAACTATGTAATGAGAAACTAGAAACTTGGAACAAATATATAgcagaacaagaagaaaagatgcaaaaaattataaacggagaagaaaatgaagataatAAGAATGTAGAACAAAACGAAGAGaacaaagaagatgaagagcaGAAGCACAAAGTAGAAGAATTACCAATGCCTAATAAAGCTGTTATTTGTCGCTCATATAAGCTGTTGAGTCTCTGggagaaaaataaaaatgaggATGAGCAAGATTTCGAGGTTGTAATTCTACAAAAGTTCCCTGAAGAAGACTTGAAATAA